TTTCTTTCCCAACAAATGCACCACGTCAAGTAGTGAGGAATGGCTTCCAATATTGCATAGTTATGATGTCTTCCTAATTGACCTTGCCAACAAGCTAGTAAGTCAACCTCCTAGGCATCACCCACTGGATCCCAAACATAGCAAATACCATATATATCCCACTGTTCTCTTACAATAGGACAATGCAACAAAAGATGATCCACTATCTCCTTGTCTTTCTTGCATATACAACACCACCTTACCAAAATAATGTTACGTTAACTTAAGTTCTCTGCAGTTGAGATATTACCCAAAGCAGCAACCCAAATGAAAAAAGTCACCTTAGTGAGTACTTTGTGCTTCCAGatgcttttccaagggaaatTTTCAGCTTCAGAGGGGGCTAAAACTCTATAATAATATGATCTAACTTCAAACTCTTCGTGAGTAGATGGCCTCCAACATAATTTATCCACTCCCACTCCATCCACTTTAGATGAATACAAAAGATCcaagaaaacagagagagattTCAATTTCCAATCCTGAATCGCTTGAGAATAATTTTGCTCCCTATGAATTGAACCATCTCTGACCTGCAATTGTTCAGCTCTGTAGCTTCCTTGTTTCAAGCAAGACGATACAAGTCAGGAAAAGACCCTTTGAGGGTAGTTTCACCACACCGAATATCCAACCAAAATTTTATCAGTACCATCTCCCACCTTGTATTTGATATACGCAGAAAATTTGTCCCACTCACGCTGTATGTATTTCCAAAGACTCACCCCATAAGCCCCTTGAGCAGCCTTCATGCTCCAACCACCCCCCATTGAGACATACTTCAGATCTATCACACGTCTACATAAAGCTTCCCTTTCTGAGCCAAACCTCCATAATCATTTCCCTAATAGGGCTTCATTGAATAATCTGATCTTCCTAATAGCCAACCCACTATCTGATATGATAAACATAGTTTATTCCAATTCTCGAAATGGAATTTGGATTCTCCCCTAATCcaatccaaataaaatcacacTGTAATCTCTCGATGCGTAGGGCTACATCTGCAGGAATAGATAATAGAGATAGGAAATACGTTGGTAAATTAGAGTGTACTTTTATGAAGGGTTACTTTACCTCCCTTAGATAAGTACTTCTGTTTCCACCCTGCTAATCGTCTCTCCATCTTTTCCAAATCATCATTCCAAATGGACTTCTATTTAAATTTAGCACCCAATGGTAATCCCAAGCATTTCATTGGAAAACTTGCTGTTTCACACCCCCAAGATATTATCTAGAGCCTCCAAGTTCGACACAGCCCCAACTGGGATCAAATCATATTTTCCCAACTTAACTTTCAGCCTAGATATAACTTCACACCAGTTAAAAAGAAgtcacaaatgccaaattcatCCAGGAtctttttcacaaaatatcagAGTGTCGTCTGCAAACAGTAAATGAGAAATCAAAAGATTATTCCTCCCTTCCCTGCCCACTGAGAAACCCACTGCTTTCTCCATCATTTTGCTCAAAGCTTCCATAACAAGAACAAAGAGCAATAGGGATAATGGATCACCTTGACAAATCCTTCTGGAGCTTCCAAAAAGACTATGCGGACTTCCATTTACCAATAGGGAAAAGTGCACTGCtgaaatgcaaaaataaatCCGATTCCTCCACTTTTCAAAAAAGCCGCATCTTTGCAAAAGAAAGTGAAGAAATCCCCAATATAAATGATCATAtgctttctctaaatccaattTACACAACACTCTCGGAATTCCTACCTTCAGTCTGCTATCTAAGCAATCATTAGTTTAACGCAACATCTAAACTTTGTCTATCCTAAACAAATGCATTTTGCAatcctaaaattatttttcccaACATCATTTGCATTCTTTAGGTTAGAACTTTTGCAATAAGCTTGTAGACTCCACCTATTAAACTAATGAGACTAAAATCCTTCTCCTCCATAGCTTTCGAGTTCTGATAAGAACTTCAGAGTTCcgataagaacgatgaatgttGCACTTAGACTCTTTTCAAATTGCCCATACCCATGAAACTCCCTGAAAACAGCCAAAATATCATGTTTCACTATCACCATTTGGTCCCAAGGCTTTATCACCATTGGAGCCCTTCACTGCATTGAAtggcatgcagccaaggtcaaggcatgctgccaaggccaaggcagcctcTCATGGGCAAGCAGCcgaggccaaggcagccccatgggcatgctgccaaggccaaggcagcccccatgggcaaGCTGCCAAGGCCAgggcatgcagccaaggtcaaGGCACACTACCAAAGCCAAGGCAGCCTCTCATGGACAAGCATCCTCCTCAAAAGTTCTATCTAACCAATCAGCCCATCTAGAAGTGAATGTCTATAAACATCCTCTTTAAATCATTTTCATAAAACCCAGAAATATGCTCCCTAATAGCATCTTGATCAGAAGTGAGACTGCCATTAATAAGAATCCAATTCATTGaattcaaaaatcaattgattctTCTTTACAATCATATGACCAAACTCCTCTTCATTCCACTTCTTTAAATCCTCTTTCAAGGCTAAAGATTTGGAACATGACACTGCTCCAACATAGAAGCAATATTCGATAACTCAGAATTGAAGTTTATCATTAAACCAACCTTGAGAAGGTGCAAGTCCCAGTCATTAATTTCCCAAAGGACATTACATTACATTCCAACTTCTTGTCCCCCCTCTCCCTATCTTACCAAAAACGATTCACTAAAGATTCTCTATCAGTGGAACTAGCCTACAAGACAGGAAAAGCCACCCTCAAAGGCTGATCTCCATGCCAATGGTCACGTCAGAACTATCATAGCcaacatcaaaattaattttctgtAGAAATCTGTCATATTTATCCTAGTGCTTTTCCACATACTACAGCCATGTCTGGGGAGTGGTAGGGGATATACTAGATATCTGGAGGTTACCTAGCTTAGTTGCTTTGCTTGATTTAATGTAGCAACCTTATCACATAGATGCCAGCCTTGACCATTAACTCTAGATGTCACTAACAGAATCTATTATGCCAGTTGTGGATCTAAAACCATACTGTCAAAAAGGCAATAACAAgaaaattcttctttcttttttttttcttttttttgtacttCAATGCCTTTGATGTAAGAATATGAGTGAATAATATGACTACTACTAAAATCTTAGACACCACTGCCAACAGTACATTCTCTTTTCGTTACAATCCATCTACAATTTATCAGTGTCTTTttgttctatattttatttattacaaatttgtttcttaaaaaatagtaaatctCTGCACATACATAAATAGTAgaccttttgtttttcttccacttttttttgccgggggggggggggggggaggtttTTAACAAGTGCGCTATTTGACATGTAAAATTCTAGATAATAATACAAAATGGATAATTTACAAGCCAATTAAACTTGTAATACATTTTATTGGCTCTAAGTTCTATGACTCCATAGCCTACAATAACTTGCATTTAGATTTAATTCCACCTTCACCTAACCATCCTCCCATTGTTCTAACAATCTTATTTTAAGTTTCTTACATATAAGATATTAGTGAAGAAATGGtgggaaagaaaagaacaatTTTATGGGAGTATCTACCTAACACTAATACTGAGCTATAACTCATAAATAAATTCTACTACCTTCTACGAGTATGaaaagctttccttgaaatatcCAAGCTATTATAGCATCCAAACTTGAAGGACTGTGCCAAGTATAAACACTTAAGAAGTCAAATATAGCTCTTGTTCTCTGTTATTCTTGTGCTGATCAGCCACATTAATAAGATCCAGGATAAGCCCTTTCTATTCCCTCTACAAAGCATTTCAATTCAAGTGATACCGATCATATTATTTCCCATTGTTCATAAAATTCCTCTATCTTAGACCTTTTCATCAAAGAAAAACCCTCCATCTCATAAGTGCTAACATCCTAAGCCAGATGATGGACAGTGTATGACCCATTATAGTTATCCACAGAGATCCAACTTGGAAATAACAGAATTTTTGACTTAAGCACTCTCTAATTTCAGCCTTGATTGTTGTGATAAAACAAGGTTATAAAATGAATTCATGAGCTGCACTACTATGAAGCAAAAGACTGAATTGATCAATAAATTTGGCAACACAAATAAGCTTTCTCAAAAGGGGGGAAACTAAAATGAAAGTTCCCCCTAAACTACACAAATAAACCGCCATAATAACACATTAGATTCAACAACAAAGAACTAAGGCTAAAcccaaattgaaaataaacaaataaaaaattaaaacaacatCTGTCTctctataaaaaattatcatgaaTGCTGAATTACAGTGGGCACTTTGATAGACCATTGTGTCATTGAGGGTTGTCTTTACATCAAATTAAGGTGCAGCATCTCTAAACAGATAGCTATTATATGGGTTTCTTTTGACATTTGGGTATTTCCCAAGAATACATTTGGAATGAGCAGGATAACTGCAATCTTCACAGTAGTAGAACCATTGCTTGGGATCTCGTTCTTCTTCACAGATGTCACAGTAATATTCACCGGAGTCATCTTCAGGAGTATAACGTAGAGTGAAGGGATGCTCATGTTGGTTGTACCATGCGGTTTGTGGTACTGTAGCACATTTGAAGTCTAGAACAAATTCACAAGTAGTACAACGGAATACTTCGTATTCTTCAGAACCACAAATACTACACTTCTGTTTATAGTTTGTGATTGAGAGGTAAAGACGATGCTTATGACAAGCATGAGTAAGGGTGTTTGAGATCAAACTACAATGAAAATCGGCCACATAGTAGCATTCATCACACTCATAGTATAAGCCATTGCACAACTGCAAACAGGCATCACAtcgatgtaatttttttttataagcgaGGGTGAGTGGGTGTTGATGAAATgggtattgtttttttttgggtaatttagTACAAGATATATGAAGAAAGAAGCTACAATTGACACAACTATAAAAAGATGGAGTGAGAATAGCTCGTACGCACCCGTTGcaaattttgttatttggaACCTCATCAGTaagctttaagtgatgctcatggctAAAGTGTTTGATTTCTGTGGCAATTTCAATTCCGTCCTCCCCCACAGCAGTTTTTATGACTTTGCAAATTTTTGAGTCAATGGATTGATGGAGCTTTGAATCTTCATTTTCCAGCATAGCTTTTGACTCGGCGGACTCCTCCTCTTTAAATTCCAGCAAATTTATGTCCTCCATGTTTCTCCAGCTTATAGCACAATGGAGATGGGCAGCGAAATCGCATCTAGAGCAATAGTAAAGGCCATAGTTTGTGTCCACTTTTAGAAAACAGAGTTGACATAATTGGGAGTTGGATTGATGGAGTTCAAGAGAATGGATGAAGTTGAGGAGGTGATTGTGCCGTATGACTTTGAGTCTGCCTGGGAAATTAGCACATCTTGTATGAATCAAGAAACCACAAGGGGGACACAGATAGGGCATACCCTCGTCTTCTTTGCCACAAAAGTCGCAAGTGAACATCATCCACCTCCATAAGGGAATCAATGGGTGGTGGTGGACTTCAGATGCTTCCGTGGTGGGCGCTAAAGAACCACATGTGATGTGAAGCTTAAAGTTGCATCGGTAACAAAAATAACAGTATTCCACAAGTTTTTCTTTGCAGACATCACAATTGCTCTTTTCTCCCTCAAGATGATATGTCCATTTGGGAAAGAGAATAAGAGGATGTAATGGGTGCAAGGGATGGTGCAACAACCCAAGGGGTAGTTCCGCACATGATTTATGATGCTCGTAGCCTCTGCATTCTTTACAACTATAGCTAGGACCCAATATTGGTTCTCTGCACCCACGACAACTTCTGCCGTAAATTCTTTCTTCATTGAAGACCAACGGATGCTCCGGATGACTAAAATGTTGAAGCTGCTTCATCTTCTAATGACATACACAGACAcaataaaacaaacacacagagagagagaagcgcACATTAGATATTTGATTGATTCAAGTGTGGGGAGCATTTGATTTGGTCTATCGTGTTTTTGTAAATAGCAACAGATGTAAACATAAATGGTGAGATGATGATGTTAGCGTTTTGGGCTTATTGTAGAACCTTCCAATCTGGATAACCCATAACACATGATGGTTGGTGGGCTTGGTTTTGCTCAAGtttatttttggggttttgtggGCTTGTTGTTTTGGGCTTTCATGAATTAAATGAATTGCtgtgtcaaaatatttttttttatttaattttggttGTAGGCTAGCATTTTGTTATTAtacattaaataaatttttactacATATTATCTTCCTCCCTAAAACATAATTCACATCTTCTCTTACTGTTATCCcctaaattatattaatatatatttaattctagttgtcatataaaaatatatcgTTGCTTATTTTTTACAATGTAAAAAGACAATGTTAgagagttaaaaatatttagatatatataagtttttttttaataaattttttaaaaacctgtATTTTCAATTAACGATGTAGTTATATTTGAACAAAGTGTagattttttagcaaaatattatTATGGAAAAAAGTTATCAAGTAATATAATTTTGTGTAAGTTACCTAATTTATACAAATGATTCACATTTTCTCTCACAATTAATTATACCCAAATTatcatattatttaatttatttaccaTAACAAtgtagttttgatttttaaatttttttaattaaaaagtaagaaaaattaataaaaaatattttttctaaaaaattaaattaaaattgtattttcaaatttttaaacaaaaaaaattcagtaaaATCCCAGAGATGATGAAAtcgaaagaaaaatgagagaaaaaactCAGAAGATTGGGAATAGACAAAAATGAGTGATAACCCAAATGatgaaatggaaagaaaagtgAGAAAAGGTGTCACTCGATGAAGAAGATGACCATGTTTTAGAAGGTgatggcaaaaatgcaaaaacaaagttaaaaaagtGCTTTCTTAGGAGTCAAGTAATCCTAAGTCCTTTCCAATGCCTTCCTAATGTCCCAAGCAAGGATATATCCTAACAATTTTTAACACAAGACAAGATGAATATTTTAATAGGCATTGCCTTCGAGTTATACTTAAGGTAACTTTTACAAAACTATACTACTTTGTAACtttttttccataataataTTTTGCAAAACATATTATTTGTTCAAATGTCATTTTTGTACCTATCATGCTTCACAAATATCAAGGTGATTGGATACTACAAATTCACTAATCTATATATCAAGAACTCAAATTAtagtattttgggttttttttttttaatttgaacacatgGTAGGtgttttatcaaaatattattaaggaaaaaagttATCATATAGTAAGATTTTGTAAAAGTTATcgtaagtgtaacttgaacgcAATGCCTATcaaatttataaccaaaaatataaataaaaatagttattcTATTACAACATTTAATATCtataataatatgaatttttattccTAACATAATTTCCATCTAGCGTACCAAACATGgcctcaagtttttttttttttttggacaagtgTTAATCAATCATATTAACAATATGAATTTTGTCCTCATATCTTGGACCCTTTTTATCAAGGGGAAGTCTAAACACATGTGAGAGAGTGTTAAAAcattagttaaataattaaatctacaattttatttttctcgtAACACTTCCAaactaacattttattttttgtcactcacttacaagatttttttgcCCATATCTCTTCAAGTTATTAATATATGAGATTCAATCTATTAGCATTGTCATATTTTTTAGTCCTCTTTTTTAGGATTTCTTTTAACATGTTGCTTCGAAATAATTCCTTATCTTAAAAACAAAGCAAGATTCTAGCGGATGTAGacgaccccccccccccccaaaaaaaaaactccccgcccaacacacacaaagaaaaagggaaagaaaagaagaagaagaagattctaTTGTTAGCATCAAGCATGACCTTATAAGAAGTATATGACACCACCATcatttgaaaattctaaaacaaaagcaaaaggtAAAAGAAAAGCAATAGGCTTGCTAAACAATATACGAGTCAaatgcttctctctctctctctctcatttgttAGGTATTCCTTTCCTATATTATTAGTATCTAAACATTTCCTTTAATTGCcaaggaatataaaaaaaattcaaagaagaagaaaatgataaagatCTTGAAAGAAAGGTAATGGGCCTTGCTATTTAATCTTAATTAAGATGCTACTCTCCCTTTGccaccatttctttttctatattcttattacttttcatatttttatttgttagacAATATTTTTAGTATCTTCTGTGATCTGTTCCAAGATGAATGACAATTAGAAACCAATATACTTTAGGAAACTACATAACTTTTATGATTGcccaaaatatattcaattaatttttaaaatgaatcgTTCCAAATATAAAAGTTATATTGCATGTATCTAATTTAGTTAGAGCATTGTTCACCTTGTTTACCTTAAAAAAGGTAAATCATGATATTTTCAAACTTCATTAGTAAATTCTaattccttttatatatttacaaattttctaataataaataaatatacgtgtgtgtgtgtgtgtgtgtgtagagagagagagagagaggtaggtTGAGAGTTATATACCCTAAATTAAAAATGTTCTAGCTTGTTTagaaaatgaatttatagaaAAAGGTTGGGAGTTGTATATCCTAAATTAAAACTAGGGCATAGacgaaaaaaaattattggagaCCAATAGATACCTTTATAATTCTGTATTTATTTGATATGGCACGGGAACTCAAACTATGCTCACAAAGTCCTCACTTCCTTTAGTGCTACAGTGTCTCCAATCTCATGCGCTACTCAATTTGATGTGCAAAAGTAAGGATCAAACACTGTGAGAAAGAAAGTGTAAAAGAGAGTTTGAGAAGGGGAATAAAGGTGTTgacataaaattgaaatttaaattggCGGTGGGAATTAGTATGGTTTAGTCTCCCCTTATGCTTACCAAATATTAAGCTAATTTATCATGATTTTCAAATATCAATGTCATTagccataaaaaataaaaagactcaCTAATTTatgatgagcttttttttttgtattcctaaatatactaaaaaaaataaacttatagaCTTAATAGTATATGGCATccaattgttgtgaaattttgcaTGTGATTAACCTATAATAgacatttaataaaattatggatTCCACATAATAGTGATTGATAAAAAGTACACATAATGTACCTTTTATCAAGTTTACTTTAGATGTTTCATGAACCAAACCCATTAGCAATAAATATCATTAATTCAAGTGAAAATTAAGACGTAGATAAACCCAAAATTCATTGCATTTTAaacatttataagaaaaattaagaagtaAAACCATAGACGTACAACAAAATTTGGAGAAACAACCATCAATATTTACAGGAACAAGAATAAAATTTTGGGTTAAAAACACCCTTAAGGAAGCTTCCAAGCtatctcaaatttcaattttgttaatgtGAAGTTCATATTGAGCTCATCTACTTTATATAGACTTAATGGAATTGCATTCTAAGGATAAATTTATGATATGCCTTCAtgccaaaacaaacaaaaaaagtatcTCCAACACCAAAGACAAagaattagagaaagaaaaagaaaagcatatgCTTGCCTTCTATATGCAATAAGGAAAGTAACTTATGCTTGTCAACCTAGATGTATATActtattttcctcttttctctaatttttttttaaaaattttaagtgtcataataatatttacttttcctcccccctcccccccaaaaaaagcaTCTCCAACGCCAAAGACAAggaattagagaaagaaaaagaaaagcatatgCTTGCCTTCTATATGCAAGAAGGAAAGAAACTTATGCTTGTCAACCTAGATGTATATACTTATCTAcctcttttctctatttttttttaatttttaaatgtcataataataattatttttcctcccccccccctcccccctcccccccaacaTATCTacactaacttttttttatattcatttcaTGAAATTTCTTTGCCCATATTTATCTATGGTATACACCATCACTATCAATGCTATTGCCGGTATCACCACCACTTCATTTTTCTCACCTCAATATTGTCACCATCATTCACCAGTGTTTGCCATTATCACCACCGCCACCAATACCATcatgtttaaaaaaatcatgatactctaattcccaaaaaaaaaaaatactaaattctaaatttttagatatactcatttaatcaataaaaattaattgacatGTCTAAGATTtccattatttaataaaatttaagaaattttggaatttggaaGAGAAAAAATGCTCAACGAAAAAGTGCTATGGAAATCTATGTAGATATATAAAGTCATTCATTCTTATAATTAAATCCATAGGAAGTCAATCTACATTTCAtcaaaaacttgtttataaATCAATTTGACATCCATCAAACAGAGGTAAAATTATAGAATACTCCAAAAGCACCACAGAGGCATACTCCCTCTTCTTATATGACTTGTAGATtctactataaatttaattagtgagacctaCAATTATATGATAGAatgagtatgcatttatggtactccagaGTATTCTGTAATTACCCTAAACAG
This portion of the Castanea sativa cultivar Marrone di Chiusa Pesio chromosome 7, ASM4071231v1 genome encodes:
- the LOC142643222 gene encoding uncharacterized protein LOC142643222 — translated: MKQLQHFSHPEHPLVFNEERIYGRSCRGCREPILGPSYSCKECRGYEHHKSCAELPLGLLHHPLHPLHPLILFPKWTYHLEGEKSNCDVCKEKLVEYCYFCYRCNFKLHITCGSLAPTTEASEVHHHPLIPLWRWMMFTCDFCGKEDEGMPYLCPPCGFLIHTRCANFPGRLKVIRHNHLLNFIHSLELHQSNSQLCQLCFLKVDTNYGLYYCSRCDFAAHLHCAISWRNMEDINLLEFKEEESAESKAMLENEDSKLHQSIDSKICKVIKTAVGEDGIEIATEIKHFSHEHHLKLTDEVPNNKICNGCVRAILTPSFYSCVNCSFFLHISCTKLPKKKQYPFHQHPLTLAYKKKLHRCDACLQLCNGLYYECDECYYVADFHCSLISNTLTHACHKHRLYLSITNYKQKCSICGSEEYEVFRCTTCEFVLDFKCATVPQTAWYNQHEHPFTLRYTPEDDSGEYYCDICEEERDPKQWFYYCEDCSYPAHSKCILGKYPNVKRNPYNSYLFRDAAP